A single region of the Cyanobacteria bacterium FACHB-DQ100 genome encodes:
- a CDS encoding cobalamin biosynthesis protein, producing the protein MSGVLIGAALLDFCIGDPWNWIHPVQVMGWAIEQFKTIAFRFTKNPILLRIAGVVLTIALILGSATIAWGAIEVAKSIHSAFGTAIAVVLLASCFAGRSLRMAAEDVLGLLPNLEEARSRLRLYVGRDTENLPEPEILRAILETVTENAVDGVMAPLFYALIGAFTPVGSVPLAIAYKAASTLDSMIGYREAPFTDFGWFSAKTDDVLTWLPCRSTVFTLGLISGKPLEVWSLCQRDAPKDSSPNSGWSECVYAAVLGVQVGGVNYYRGVKKQKPLLGEPLRPITIDTIHQATNLTRSCFLIWLAIALVFLQ; encoded by the coding sequence ATGAGCGGGGTTTTAATCGGGGCAGCATTGCTGGATTTTTGCATCGGCGATCCGTGGAATTGGATTCATCCGGTGCAGGTGATGGGATGGGCGATCGAGCAATTCAAAACGATCGCGTTTCGATTCACCAAAAATCCGATTCTGCTGAGGATCGCTGGAGTTGTCTTGACGATCGCACTCATTCTAGGAAGCGCTACGATCGCTTGGGGCGCAATTGAAGTTGCAAAATCGATTCATTCAGCGTTTGGGACTGCAATTGCGGTCGTTTTGCTTGCGAGTTGTTTCGCAGGACGAAGTTTGAGAATGGCTGCGGAAGATGTTTTAGGCTTGCTGCCGAATTTGGAGGAGGCGCGATCGCGATTACGCTTGTATGTCGGTCGGGACACAGAGAATTTGCCGGAACCAGAGATTCTCAGGGCTATTCTAGAAACTGTGACCGAGAATGCTGTTGATGGTGTGATGGCTCCATTGTTTTATGCGTTGATTGGAGCATTTACGCCGGTGGGGAGTGTTCCGTTGGCGATCGCGTATAAGGCAGCGAGTACGCTTGATTCAATGATTGGCTATCGAGAAGCGCCATTTACGGATTTTGGGTGGTTTAGCGCTAAAACCGATGATGTTCTGACTTGGCTCCCTTGTCGGTCGACGGTGTTTACTTTAGGTCTGATTTCAGGCAAGCCGCTTGAGGTTTGGAGCCTTTGCCAACGAGATGCGCCAAAGGATTCGAGTCCGAATTCGGGTTGGAGTGAGTGTGTGTATGCGGCGGTTTTAGGCGTTCAAGTTGGTGGAGTGAATTATTATCGCGGCGTTAAGAAACAGAAACCATTACTCGGTGAACCGCTACGACCGATTACGATCGACACCATTCACCAAGCAACGAACTTAACGCGATCGTGCTTCTTGATTTGGTTAGCGATCGCACTCGTATTTCTTCAATAA
- a CDS encoding RrF2 family transcriptional regulator has protein sequence MKLTTRGHYSVKALLDLCFQPEYGPASVKAIALRQALPAPYLEKLLIEMRRAKLVHSIRGAQGGYQLARHPAEISLGQILAAVGESVEPLSHHTPDDAQAEDWVAFSVWNRLYKKLQNALYSISLEDLYYDARSWRASQGEGASFVV, from the coding sequence ATGAAGCTAACGACACGCGGGCATTACAGCGTGAAGGCGTTGCTAGATTTGTGCTTTCAGCCAGAATATGGACCAGCTTCGGTCAAGGCGATCGCGCTTCGGCAAGCTCTTCCGGCTCCTTATCTGGAAAAGTTGCTAATCGAAATGCGCCGAGCAAAATTGGTTCACTCGATTCGAGGGGCGCAGGGCGGGTATCAACTGGCGCGACATCCCGCAGAAATTTCACTAGGGCAGATTCTTGCGGCAGTTGGGGAAAGTGTGGAACCCTTGTCGCACCATACACCGGATGATGCTCAGGCAGAAGATTGGGTGGCGTTTAGCGTGTGGAACCGACTGTACAAAAAGCTGCAAAACGCGCTGTACAGCATTTCGCTGGAGGATTTATACTACGATGCGCGGAGTTGGCGGGCATCTCAGGGAGAAGGGGCGAGCTTTGTGGTTTGA
- a CDS encoding metal-dependent hydrolase, with protein sequence MNLKRLLQVALLVSVAIVILMVSVVPQGSSATAGKTQLQWYGQSAFKLTTPSGKVLLIDPWLTNPVNPNGKTDLANLNRADLILITHGHFDHVGDAVTIAKKTNAPLVSTADLGQALVGIGYPKNLATTQTLGNFGGELTLLNNEVKVAFIPAVHSSAVASDGNPAQYAGNPGGFLITVQNGPVIYHTGDTDVFLDMRLIPEFRKVSVMLACIGDRFTMGPKRAATAVSYVKPNVVIPMHFGTFPLLTGTPQAFQAELARQRVTTKLQVMKVGQTIQL encoded by the coding sequence ATGAATCTCAAGCGCCTGCTTCAAGTGGCGCTGCTTGTTTCAGTCGCAATCGTAATTTTGATGGTGAGTGTCGTACCGCAGGGATCAAGCGCTACGGCTGGAAAAACGCAATTGCAATGGTACGGACAGTCCGCATTTAAGCTCACCACTCCATCGGGTAAAGTCCTGTTAATCGATCCCTGGCTGACTAATCCTGTAAATCCAAACGGCAAAACCGATCTCGCCAATCTCAACCGAGCAGATTTGATTCTGATTACACATGGTCACTTTGATCATGTCGGCGATGCCGTGACGATCGCCAAAAAAACAAACGCCCCCTTAGTCAGCACCGCCGACTTAGGACAGGCATTAGTAGGCATCGGCTATCCCAAAAACCTAGCTACCACGCAAACTCTAGGGAATTTCGGGGGTGAACTGACGCTGTTAAACAATGAAGTGAAAGTTGCTTTCATTCCGGCTGTTCACAGTTCGGCAGTTGCATCAGATGGGAATCCAGCCCAGTATGCAGGCAATCCGGGAGGATTCCTAATCACAGTGCAGAATGGGCCTGTCATCTATCACACAGGCGATACTGACGTTTTCTTGGATATGCGGTTGATCCCAGAATTTCGTAAAGTTTCGGTGATGCTGGCTTGCATCGGCGATCGCTTCACGATGGGGCCTAAGCGGGCAGCCACTGCGGTGAGTTATGTTAAGCCAAATGTTGTGATCCCGATGCACTTTGGCACTTTCCCTTTATTAACCGGAACACCTCAAGCGTTTCAAGCCGAACTCGCTCGCCAAAGAGTCACAACAAAGCTTCAAGTCATGAAAGTGGGTCAAACGATTCAGCTTTAA
- a CDS encoding fatty acid desaturase, with protein MSEAATKPLTIPRELLGAPGDFNPTLLIFLISNAIAIITTLGYWCWGWVDWVCFCLNTIGLHLLGTVIHDACHGVAHRNKVMNALLGHGSAFFLCFSYPVFTRVHIQHHGNVNDPENDPDHVVSTFGPLWIINARFMYHEFFFFQRKLWRKNELLEWFLARLSLAMIVFVAVKYHFLGYVFNFWFIPLAIVGLVLGLFFDYLPHRPFKERDRWKNARVYPSRILNGLILGQNYHLVHHLWPAVPWYKYQAAYYAAKPILDEKGSPQSIGLLKEDFLGFLYDVFLGIRIHPKPIKEIPEAPLAE; from the coding sequence ATGTCGGAGGCGGCAACGAAGCCCCTGACGATTCCGAGGGAGTTGCTGGGAGCGCCCGGTGATTTTAATCCAACGTTATTAATATTTCTGATCTCAAACGCGATCGCCATTATCACCACACTCGGCTACTGGTGTTGGGGATGGGTGGATTGGGTTTGTTTTTGTCTAAATACGATCGGGCTGCATCTGCTGGGAACGGTGATCCACGATGCTTGTCATGGTGTGGCGCACCGCAATAAGGTGATGAATGCACTCCTCGGACATGGAAGCGCCTTTTTCCTGTGCTTTTCTTATCCAGTCTTTACGCGGGTACACATCCAACATCACGGCAACGTCAATGATCCTGAAAACGACCCAGATCACGTCGTTTCGACGTTCGGGCCACTCTGGATCATTAATGCGCGATTTATGTACCACGAGTTCTTTTTCTTTCAGAGAAAGCTGTGGCGCAAAAATGAGCTGCTTGAGTGGTTTTTAGCGCGGCTGTCATTAGCGATGATCGTCTTTGTCGCAGTGAAGTACCACTTTTTGGGCTATGTGTTTAACTTCTGGTTTATTCCCTTGGCGATCGTGGGCTTGGTGTTAGGGCTGTTCTTTGACTACCTGCCGCATCGTCCATTTAAGGAACGTGATCGCTGGAAAAATGCCAGAGTCTATCCAAGTCGAATTCTGAACGGCTTGATTTTGGGACAGAACTATCACTTGGTGCATCATCTTTGGCCCGCTGTACCCTGGTACAAATATCAAGCTGCATACTATGCAGCAAAGCCGATTTTGGATGAAAAAGGATCGCCGCAATCGATCGGACTGCTTAAAGAAGACTTTCTTGGCTTCCTCTACGACGTTTTCTTAGGCATTCGAATTCATCCCAAGCCGATTAAAGAAATTCCTGAAGCGCCGCTCGCTGAATAG
- a CDS encoding phage holin family protein produces the protein MGYFLTILVTALSLLVVDIVLPGVNIESFAVALIAGVVIGLVNTFIKPILSLLTLPINLLTLGLFSIVINGICFTLAAALVPGFQAHGLVSFLVAPFILSLASTFLNKYFAERNVDLKPNA, from the coding sequence ATGGGATATTTCCTAACCATCCTGGTAACAGCACTCAGCTTGCTTGTCGTGGATATTGTATTACCCGGTGTCAATATTGAAAGCTTTGCGGTCGCGCTGATTGCAGGTGTGGTGATCGGTTTGGTGAATACTTTTATCAAGCCAATTTTGTCGCTGTTGACGCTACCGATTAACCTGCTGACGTTGGGATTGTTTTCGATCGTCATTAACGGAATCTGTTTTACCTTGGCGGCTGCTTTGGTTCCAGGATTCCAAGCTCACGGTTTAGTGTCCTTCTTGGTCGCACCGTTTATTCTGTCGCTGGCAAGCACATTCTTGAACAAGTATTTTGCTGAGCGCAATGTTGATCTCAAGCCGAATGCGTAA
- the aroH gene encoding chorismate mutase → MHWRVRAIRGATTASENTIEAIREAVIELLDELETCNQLDPEEIVSATFTVTKDLDAIFPAAIARERSHWANVPLIDVQQMHVQGSLERCIRFLIHFNTPDPDVKIHHPYLRQAKNLRPDWALSSIASPQN, encoded by the coding sequence GTGCATTGGCGAGTACGAGCAATCCGGGGAGCGACCACCGCTTCAGAGAATACGATCGAGGCAATTCGGGAAGCGGTAATAGAGTTATTGGATGAGTTAGAAACTTGTAACCAACTCGACCCGGAGGAAATCGTCAGCGCTACGTTTACAGTCACTAAGGATCTTGATGCGATTTTTCCAGCGGCAATCGCTCGTGAGCGCTCCCACTGGGCGAATGTGCCCCTGATTGATGTTCAGCAAATGCACGTCCAGGGTAGTTTAGAGCGCTGTATTCGGTTTCTGATTCATTTCAATACGCCTGATCCAGATGTGAAAATTCATCATCCTTATTTGCGGCAGGCGAAGAATTTGCGACCGGATTGGGCATTGAGTTCGATCGCAAGTCCTCAAAATTAG
- the sppA gene encoding signal peptide peptidase SppA translates to MVRLFKRGLRKQIARIEVKGAIAGATRKRVLENLKTVEEREFPALLLRIDSPGGTVGDSQEIYEALKRLGQKTKIVASYGNISASGGVYIGMGAQHIMANPGTITGSIGVILRGNNIERLLEKVGVSFKVIKSGPYKDILSFDRELTEPEQKILQDLIDISYSQFVQTVAESRHLSEETVRSFADGRIFTGQQAVELGVVDRLGTEEDARRWACELVNLDPEKTKTYNFEEKKSLVGRFASNDRLDGLIGALPPLVVGMDWLEFELETCGLPLWLYRP, encoded by the coding sequence ATGGTGCGGTTGTTTAAGCGTGGGTTGCGGAAGCAGATTGCTCGAATTGAAGTTAAAGGTGCGATCGCGGGCGCAACTCGAAAACGAGTGTTAGAAAATTTGAAAACGGTGGAGGAGCGAGAGTTTCCGGCGTTATTGCTGAGAATTGACAGCCCTGGCGGAACGGTAGGCGATTCGCAGGAGATTTATGAAGCGCTGAAGCGGTTGGGGCAAAAAACTAAGATTGTTGCGAGCTACGGCAATATTTCCGCGTCGGGCGGCGTATATATCGGCATGGGCGCACAGCACATCATGGCGAATCCTGGAACGATTACAGGTAGCATTGGTGTAATCCTGCGCGGTAACAATATTGAGCGATTGCTGGAGAAAGTTGGCGTATCGTTCAAGGTGATTAAATCAGGGCCCTACAAAGATATTTTGTCGTTCGATCGCGAACTCACGGAGCCAGAACAAAAAATTCTGCAAGACCTGATCGATATCAGCTATTCTCAATTTGTGCAAACGGTTGCGGAGTCGCGCCATCTTTCAGAAGAAACGGTGCGATCGTTTGCAGACGGACGAATTTTTACCGGACAGCAGGCGGTTGAATTGGGTGTGGTCGATCGTTTAGGAACCGAAGAAGATGCGCGACGCTGGGCATGTGAACTGGTGAATCTCGATCCAGAGAAGACGAAGACTTATAACTTTGAAGAAAAGAAATCCTTAGTCGGTCGCTTCGCCTCGAACGATCGTCTAGACGGTTTAATCGGAGCTTTACCGCCGCTTGTGGTAGGTATGGACTGGTTGGAATTTGAACTTGAGACTTGTGGATTGCCGCTGTGGTTGTATCGTCCTTAG
- a CDS encoding DMT family transporter, protein MQTKSRSLILLIAPFFLWGTAMVAMKGVIPNTTPFFLAGVRLLPAGLLVLLTAAFMGRSQPKGWAAWLWISLFAIVDGAMFQGFLAQGLVRTGAGLGSVMIDSQPLAVALMALWLFGEKIGFWGWVGLAIGVCGISLLGLPEEWILSAGSRLGDALLDIHSFTDLLAGLFDNGQWLMLLAALSMAVGTIISRYVCRYTDPIVATGWHMILGGLPLFGLSNQLESGQWTNLTAANWVSLSYSTIFGSAIAYGLFFYFAASGSLTSLSSLTFLTPVFALLFGNLFLAEVLSPVQWVGVGFTLISIYLINQRDMLGEKLSGSISESIEEVQGNIAEKRQLLPQAESTLSEITTLSDSDS, encoded by the coding sequence ATGCAGACTAAATCTCGCTCTTTGATCCTCCTGATTGCACCGTTTTTCCTGTGGGGAACCGCAATGGTAGCGATGAAAGGCGTAATTCCAAATACGACTCCGTTTTTCTTAGCGGGGGTGCGCTTACTACCTGCGGGACTTTTGGTGCTGCTAACGGCGGCATTTATGGGTCGATCGCAGCCCAAAGGGTGGGCAGCATGGCTCTGGATTAGTTTGTTTGCGATCGTAGATGGGGCGATGTTTCAGGGCTTTCTCGCTCAGGGATTAGTCAGAACCGGAGCGGGATTGGGATCGGTGATGATCGATTCGCAGCCGCTAGCGGTGGCACTCATGGCGCTGTGGTTGTTCGGTGAAAAGATTGGGTTTTGGGGCTGGGTGGGACTTGCGATCGGCGTTTGCGGCATTAGCTTACTGGGATTACCAGAAGAATGGATTCTTTCTGCTGGATCGCGGTTAGGCGATGCCCTATTAGATATTCATTCGTTTACCGATTTATTAGCAGGATTGTTTGATAACGGACAGTGGCTGATGCTGTTAGCGGCATTATCAATGGCGGTCGGAACAATTATTTCGCGCTATGTCTGCCGGTATACTGATCCAATTGTGGCGACGGGATGGCACATGATTTTAGGCGGATTGCCGCTGTTTGGATTATCAAACCAGCTAGAAAGTGGACAATGGACGAATTTAACGGCAGCGAACTGGGTGTCGCTCTCGTATTCGACGATTTTTGGTAGCGCGATCGCCTACGGCTTGTTTTTCTACTTTGCCGCCAGTGGAAGTCTTACGAGTTTAAGTTCGCTGACCTTTTTGACCCCTGTATTTGCGCTGTTGTTTGGAAATCTCTTCCTCGCAGAAGTCTTGAGTCCGGTTCAGTGGGTGGGCGTGGGCTTCACGCTAATTAGCATTTACTTAATTAATCAGCGGGATATGTTGGGCGAGAAACTCAGTGGTTCGATTTCTGAGTCGATCGAGGAAGTTCAGGGTAACATAGCCGAGAAAAGGCAATTGCTACCGCAAGCCGAATCAACTCTCAGTGAAATTACGACTCTGTCCGATTCCGACTCTTAG
- a CDS encoding HEAT repeat domain-containing protein translates to MTRSLLLIVTCAACLSLSTRSVQAIPSQLATPLLAKTGEPAKTPFWASPLFLGGLGATSIAGALTAWVLKRKSIAENLGEQSRAIENLERSQSVVSSSNGTPDIRPELLPLTGNSQSETATQAGSGGMLQVVELPKAVSSLAIEETTRLAKINIVDELIQDLRSPDPAKRRKVIWELGQRGDTRAVQPLVDLLVESDSKQRSLVLSALSEIGTRTLKPMTRALAVSLQDENAEVRKNAIRDLTRVFDMVSQMSHLLHQATEDSDQEVQDTAKWALGQLNRIRSTPSEAPTLKNPESLP, encoded by the coding sequence ATGACTCGTTCTCTCCTCCTGATTGTCACTTGCGCGGCTTGTCTCAGTTTGTCTACGCGCTCAGTTCAAGCCATTCCCTCTCAATTAGCTACACCGCTTTTAGCCAAAACTGGAGAGCCAGCGAAAACGCCGTTTTGGGCATCACCTTTGTTTCTGGGTGGGCTTGGGGCAACGAGCATTGCTGGAGCGCTTACGGCTTGGGTACTCAAGCGCAAATCGATCGCTGAGAATTTAGGTGAGCAGAGCCGCGCGATCGAGAATCTGGAGCGATCGCAGTCAGTGGTATCTAGCAGCAATGGAACTCCCGATATAAGACCGGAGCTTCTGCCGCTCACCGGGAATTCTCAATCAGAAACCGCCACCCAGGCAGGATCTGGTGGAATGCTGCAGGTCGTTGAATTACCCAAAGCAGTTTCTTCACTTGCGATCGAAGAAACCACGCGTCTTGCAAAAATCAACATTGTTGATGAACTGATTCAAGACTTACGATCGCCTGACCCTGCAAAGCGCCGCAAAGTCATTTGGGAGCTAGGGCAGCGCGGAGATACTCGTGCTGTGCAACCGTTGGTTGATCTGCTCGTCGAGTCGGATTCTAAGCAGCGAAGTTTGGTTCTATCTGCACTTTCAGAAATTGGCACTCGAACCCTGAAACCCATGACAAGAGCGTTAGCCGTTTCGCTCCAAGATGAGAATGCAGAGGTGCGAAAAAATGCCATTCGGGATTTGACCCGCGTGTTTGACATGGTTTCGCAGATGAGTCATTTGCTGCATCAAGCAACCGAAGATTCAGATCAAGAGGTGCAAGACACAGCGAAATGGGCATTGGGACAATTGAATCGAATTCGATCGACTCCCTCAGAAGCGCCCACGCTGAAAAATCCAGAGAGTTTGCCGTAG
- a CDS encoding glycosyltransferase family 4 protein: MSRSNPLKLLLLSTPVGAIGSGLGGGVELTLTNIARSLILLNHSVTVVAPEGSVLDGIPLVPIAGNLQITAQSQGRDALITLPANSVLGNAWDYARQVQHEYDVLINFAYDWLPFYLTPFFERPIAHLVSMGSLTDAMDQIIAQVAEQFPATIAVHSLAQAETFSFRDRCFNLKNGFDLSQYQFNPTPKNHLAWVGRIAPEKGLEDAVAAVDQIGIPLKIWGVLQDEAYWNHIRASYPDAPLDYCGFLSTQDLQKALGESRALLMTPHWVEAFGNVAIEALACGVPVIAYRRGGPAEIVQPGKTGWLVEPDSVAGLVEAISKLEQIDRAECRQQAEREYSLEAIGERLEIWLDRIVQSQDL, from the coding sequence GTGTCTCGATCGAATCCGCTTAAATTACTGCTGCTGTCTACTCCGGTTGGCGCGATCGGCTCCGGTTTAGGCGGCGGCGTTGAACTGACGCTCACAAATATTGCCCGATCGCTGATCCTTCTCAATCATTCAGTGACAGTAGTCGCGCCTGAAGGCTCTGTTCTGGATGGCATTCCGCTAGTGCCGATCGCGGGAAATCTCCAAATTACGGCGCAATCTCAGGGGCGCGATGCCCTGATTACGCTACCTGCGAATTCAGTGTTGGGGAATGCTTGGGACTATGCGCGGCAAGTTCAGCATGAGTATGATGTGCTGATTAATTTTGCCTATGATTGGCTGCCGTTCTATCTCACGCCATTTTTTGAACGCCCGATCGCTCATTTAGTCAGCATGGGATCGCTGACCGATGCAATGGATCAAATCATTGCTCAAGTTGCTGAACAGTTTCCCGCGACGATCGCGGTTCACAGTTTGGCGCAAGCAGAGACATTTTCGTTTCGCGATCGCTGTTTTAATCTCAAAAATGGCTTTGATTTATCGCAGTACCAATTCAATCCAACCCCAAAAAATCACCTCGCTTGGGTCGGTCGAATCGCACCCGAAAAAGGGTTAGAAGATGCCGTCGCTGCCGTTGACCAAATTGGAATTCCGCTGAAAATCTGGGGCGTGCTTCAAGACGAAGCGTACTGGAATCACATTCGAGCAAGCTATCCAGATGCGCCGCTCGACTATTGCGGCTTCCTCTCTACTCAGGATTTACAAAAAGCGCTGGGAGAATCGAGAGCGTTGTTGATGACTCCGCATTGGGTCGAAGCGTTTGGCAATGTAGCGATCGAAGCACTAGCCTGCGGCGTTCCGGTGATCGCGTATCGTCGCGGTGGGCCGGCTGAGATTGTGCAGCCGGGTAAAACGGGGTGGCTGGTTGAACCGGATAGCGTCGCTGGATTAGTTGAGGCGATTTCTAAACTAGAGCAAATCGATCGCGCCGAATGTCGTCAGCAGGCAGAGCGCGAGTATTCTTTAGAAGCGATCGGAGAGCGGTTAGAAATTTGGCTCGATCGCATTGTACAATCCCAAGATTTATAG
- a CDS encoding LD-carboxypeptidase, whose amino-acid sequence MKRCQPPAPLKPGDRLCVIAPSGTLRELTAFKQGIEVWRQRGYQVELMAGFDDQHGYLAGTDEQRRAQFAAALNDPACRGILCARGGWGGARVLEKWRFPAVEPKWLIGFSDITSLLWAYAEQGVSGVHAPLLTTIAAEPEWSKKRLFDWIEGRSLPALQGSGWVRGQASGLLLPANLTVATHLLGTPWQPDFSGVILAIEDVTEAPYRIDRMLTQWRLCGEFRHIRGIAIGRFSKCDPPAGMPSFSIEEVLRDRLSDLGIPIVSGLPFGHDGENAALPVGIPAEIDGDRGVLSFQANT is encoded by the coding sequence ATGAAACGCTGTCAGCCTCCTGCACCGCTTAAACCTGGCGATCGTCTCTGTGTGATTGCGCCAAGTGGCACCTTACGCGAACTAACTGCCTTCAAACAAGGCATTGAGGTGTGGAGGCAGCGCGGCTATCAGGTCGAGCTAATGGCTGGCTTTGACGACCAGCATGGTTATCTGGCGGGAACCGATGAACAGCGTCGCGCTCAATTTGCAGCCGCGCTGAATGATCCGGCTTGTCGCGGAATTTTGTGTGCCCGTGGAGGATGGGGCGGTGCAAGGGTGCTGGAAAAATGGCGCTTTCCCGCCGTTGAACCGAAATGGCTGATCGGGTTTTCGGATATTACCAGTTTGCTGTGGGCTTATGCAGAACAAGGTGTTTCTGGGGTTCACGCGCCGTTGCTCACGACGATCGCCGCTGAGCCAGAGTGGTCAAAAAAGCGTTTGTTTGATTGGATTGAAGGGCGTTCTCTGCCTGCGCTTCAAGGGTCAGGCTGGGTAAGAGGTCAAGCGTCTGGATTGTTATTGCCTGCAAATCTTACGGTCGCGACGCATCTTCTAGGGACACCGTGGCAACCGGATTTTTCGGGGGTGATTTTGGCGATCGAAGATGTCACTGAAGCCCCGTATCGCATCGATCGAATGCTGACGCAATGGCGCTTGTGTGGAGAGTTTCGCCATATTCGTGGGATTGCGATCGGGCGATTTAGTAAGTGTGATCCGCCTGCGGGAATGCCGAGTTTTAGCATTGAAGAAGTGCTACGTGATCGACTCTCTGATCTAGGAATTCCGATCGTATCTGGTTTACCGTTTGGTCACGATGGCGAAAATGCAGCGTTGCCTGTGGGAATTCCAGCCGAGATTGATGGCGATCGAGGCGTTCTCAGCTTTCAAGCGAATACTTGA
- a CDS encoding Uma2 family endonuclease has protein sequence MIATVSQEILAPVQEEISKPFTLEDFVANPPQDMEWVNGELVEKTGMTVKHSIAQGNIVTAWNNYATAHEPGGKALPEAPCRTQKQGRRPDCAYLPAPLFAQFNQSATVPRSYPLIAEVASPTDFAEEMFAKAIEYLESGCEEVWLVFPEAKLIMVRTIDQSWQIFSPGQTIATQKVLNGFEIAVDQVFA, from the coding sequence ATGATTGCAACTGTTTCGCAAGAAATTCTTGCACCAGTACAAGAAGAAATTTCTAAACCATTCACCTTGGAGGATTTCGTTGCCAATCCTCCACAAGACATGGAATGGGTAAATGGTGAATTAGTTGAAAAAACAGGAATGACGGTTAAGCACTCAATCGCTCAAGGCAATATTGTGACCGCGTGGAACAACTATGCGACAGCACATGAGCCAGGGGGCAAAGCGTTACCGGAAGCCCCTTGTCGGACTCAAAAGCAAGGACGACGACCGGATTGTGCTTATCTTCCCGCACCTCTGTTTGCTCAGTTTAATCAAAGTGCTACGGTTCCACGAAGTTATCCTCTAATTGCGGAAGTTGCTTCTCCGACCGATTTCGCCGAGGAAATGTTTGCGAAAGCGATCGAATACCTAGAATCCGGTTGCGAGGAAGTTTGGCTTGTCTTTCCTGAAGCAAAACTAATCATGGTGAGAACGATCGACCAATCCTGGCAGATTTTTAGCCCCGGACAGACGATCGCGACTCAAAAAGTTCTCAACGGCTTCGAGATTGCGGTTGATCAAGTATTCGCTTGA